GTTAAACGGGTATTCACATAACTGTTTTAATGTAACTCCATCGTAGTGAGTCAAGGGATGGCCTAGTGGTAAAATAGCCACATATTGGTCATGCTTCACAAGGAAAGTATCAAAGCGTTCATCGGGTAAGACGACCACACCAATATCTATGCGCTTTTCTAACAACCATTGAGCTACGCTCTCATCGTCTCCCTCATCAACAATAATTTCAATACTTGGGTATTGCTGACGAAAGGCCTTTAATAATGGGGGCAGAATACCCGTTGAAGATCCGGGACCAAAAGATCCTATTCGTAAAACGCCTTTCTTTAACCCATTCGTTGCTAAAGCTTCTTGCCGCATTGTTTCTTGAAGGCTCAGTATGTGTTGGGCTCGATTTAACAGCGTATTACCAATTTCTGTTAGGGTGACTTGGTTTTGCTCCCGCGTAAATAAACTGACATTGAAATCTTTTTCGAGAGATTTAATGGCATGTGAAACCGCAGATTGGGAAATATTCAAAGACATAGCCGCCAAAGTGAAACTTTTTAGCTCAGCAACACGGGTAAATATTTCCAGTTGGCTTAGTGTCATGAGTAAATGCTCATTTGATTATGATCTTGGATAACCAATAACTTATCCGTATCGAGTGATTGAGTCAATAAAATGCACAATATCTGATCTGAATGGGGCAATATAGCGATGGAATTAAAAATAACAAAAAGACAAGTTCAGCAAAAATCAGTCAATATTGTTGTTCTGAAAATGATCTGTGTCTCGATATTATGGGGAGGAACGTTCATTGCTGGTAGGGTACTACAACCCGATATATCGCCATTACTTTCCGCGACGATGCGCTTTATTTTTGCGAGCATTTCATTGGTTATTTTGTTGAGTTGTACTCGTATTGGCTGGGTAAGAGTGAATCCGCGTCAGTTTTTTCAAATTCTAATATTGGGATGCAGTGGTGTATTTGTGTATCAGGTATTTTTCTTCTATGGATTACAGATTATTCCTGCATCAAGAGCGGCATTATTAGTCGCGATTAACCCCGCAATGATTGCGTTAATTTCCTATTTATTATGGCGAGAAAAAATCACAAAAATTAAAGGGGCGGGTATTGGTTGCTGTGTATTAGGGGCAACAATATTGTTATCAGCAAAAACGTCTGATGTGAGTGGCTTTTTAACAAACCAAGGCGATCTTGCCATATTAGGCTGTGTAGTGAGTTGGGGAATTTATACTGTTGCAGGTAAAAATGTGATCCGTGAAATTGGAGCCATACATACGGTCGCTTATGCTGTGTTATTAGGAACGGCATTATTAGTTATCGCGTCAAGTATCATGGGGCAATTAACATTTGGCACAATTGCACATTTAACAAATACCGATGTTATGAGCCTGTTGTACCTTGGTATATTAGGTTCAGCACTGGCTTATATTTGGTATTACCAAGGTGTTGATCAATTAGGTGCAGCGGGTGCAGGGTCATTTATTGCACTTAATCCGTTGACTGCAGTAATAATAGGAACGCTATTTTTAAATGAGGAAATTACATTCTCTGCATTATTAGGTGGGATAGTGATTATCTTTGGGTTATGGATAACGAATAAATCTCGAGTATAAAATAGGCGCTCTATGGAAATAACTGACTCCATAGAGCGATATTTATTATTTAATGGTTTTGTTGATTTCTGAATAGGCGAAAAGGGCTTGAGCGCCGCCAGTATGCACAAATAATACCGGTGTTTTTTCAGTGGAGTTGTCTAAATAATCAATTAAACCTGCCATCGCTTTTCCCGTATAAACGGGGTCAAGAAGGATCCCTTCTTTTTGAGCTAACAGCGCTATAGCATCTAAACCACCGCGATTTGGCATGCCATACATTGGCGCGAAGAAATCATCCCAAAGTGTAATTTCAGGTATTTCTTTAATTTGCAGTAATTCTGCTAACTCATTTTGCAGTTTTTCAACTTTTGGTGCCTGATCTTGCTGTTTACGGGAAACGGTGACACCAATGAGCTGTGAAGCGGGGAGTAATTCTTGTAAGCCAATCGCTAAACCTGCATGAGTTCCCGCACTACCAGAAGCCACAATCACTTTATCAAATTCAATATTAGCAGGCTTTTGTTGGGCAATTTCAATCGCGCATTGAACATAACCTAGCGCGCCCAGACCGTTGGAGCCGCCAACAGGGACGATATAAGCATCGTGCAAGTCTAACGATTTAATTAACTCTGCCATTTGTGCTTGTGGATCGGTTAATTCATCACACATGACGCATTGAGTGCCAAATAAGTCGGTGAGTAGTTTATTACCATTATGCAGGAAATTGCTGTCTTCACTTTGAATAGGATTCTCTAATAAAGCGACACATTTTAGCCCATACATTGCTGCTACGGCAGCAGTTTGACGAACATGGTTAGATTGAATAGCTCCCGCGGTCACAATAATCTTTGCATTTTGGACTAATGCATCCGCCATTAAAAACTCAAGTTTACGCAGCTTATTTCCGCCCATTGCTAACGGCGTCATATCATCGCGTTTAATGTAGATTTCTCGACCATATAAACGCGATAAATTATCGAGTCGATTCAATGGGGTCGATGCTTTAAGCAAGTCAACTTTTGCGAATTGAGTTAATTTTTGTTGAAGAGACATCTAAATTCCCCTGTATTAATTGGTAAAGCCTAAATAGAGATAAATGGCAAGTACGAAGCTTGCTGTTACTAATGCATAAGGCATTTGAGTGCGAATATGTTCAATATGGTCACAATCAGTGGCCATGGAGGCCACAATGGCATCCGCAGAAATAGGTGAGGTCATGTCACCGAAAATAGATCCTGAAATGGCAGCTCCAATCATATATTCAATTGGCATACCGACGGATAACCCTAATTGGACACCAATCGGGATCATAATGGCAAAGGTTCCCCATGAGGTACCCGTAGCTAGCGACATAATGGCACTAATGATAAAGATAAAGCCGATAGAAAAACCAGGTGCCATAATGCCTTGGGTGACTTCAGCAATATAAGCACCAGTATTCAGTTCAGAAGACACATTTCCCATTAGGAAGGCTAAAATCATAATAGAGCTGATCTTTAACATGCTGGCATAGCCAATAAATAACTCTTTAAAGAAGTTATCGATATTTAATAGCCTTCTTCCAATAAACCAGCAAAAAGAAACTGCGGTACCGAACATAACACCCCAATAAACGGACGTTGAACCGCTCCCTTTGCTGAAATCCCCATCACCTGTGATATATAAGGCAACTGGAACCATTAAGACAGTCGAAAGAATAGGGATGAAAAAGTTTAAGGCTGAATGGGCATTTTGATGATCAATAATCTCTTCATCTTCATTTTTAAGTGAAGATTCGCTTAATTTCCCTGCCATGAAATTTTCGTGATATTTCATTTCGGCTTTTTTCATTGGTCCCCACGAAACATTGGTGAACACATAGAATAAAATGGTGGCTAATGATAGCCATGCCATTAAGTTGTAGCCGATAGATTTAATCAAAATATCGAAAGGTTCACCTGAAATAAGGCCTTGGGAAATTTGTACACCAATCAGTCCCATAATCACCGCACCCCAACCATTTATAATGGCGGATGAACAAACAGAAACGCAGGCGGTTTGAATAAGATAGGACATTTTTTCTGGGGCAACGCCATATTGTCTGGCTAAATTCTTAGTAGATGCACCTGCGACTAATTGGTTAATGGAACTTTCAATAAAAATTAAGGCAGTGATGACAATGGCGAGTAATTGCGTCGCTGTTCTATTCTTAATTAATTTTGTTTTATTTGTCAGTAACTGAACTAATGCACGAACGCCACCTGTGACGACCACTAGGCGCATTATCCCACCAATCATGACCATAAAGACGATGGTGCGAGTATTGCCAGCGGAAGAAAATGTATCGATGATGCCATCAACAGTGCCGCGAATGCCGAGTAATATATTGTGGTCATTAATGACGGTAAAACCGACTAAAATACCGAGCATTAATGAAAGCATCACCTGACGAGTGAGAATCGCCAAAAGGATAGTGACAATTGGCGTAATAATTGTCCAAATACCATAGTCGTGCATGTGTTTACCTTGAAGATTTTTATTGTATGACGTGTAGTTTGTAAGTATCAGGAAATCATAGCATTGATGGAAGTGGGCTGTCGGATATTTTCATTGTATCGCAGTAGATTGTTACAAAATCCATGCTGAAAGTCAGATAAACTGCAAGATTATGGCATTGAAGGGTACGCTATCTTTTTGAGATAGCGTACTAAGGATAATTAAACTTGTGACTGCCATTGGGTTTGAGATTGCCACTGCTGATAAGTGATACGACTAATTTCTTCTGTCTTTGTCTCGCCAATAAGCTCAATAAATTGTGGGGCTAATGTTGCGTAATATTGGAAACCGCATTTTTCTTGAGCAATTTTAGATTGTTGATTACCTTGAAAA
The Providencia alcalifaciens DNA segment above includes these coding regions:
- a CDS encoding D-cysteine desulfhydrase; translation: MSLQQKLTQFAKVDLLKASTPLNRLDNLSRLYGREIYIKRDDMTPLAMGGNKLRKLEFLMADALVQNAKIIVTAGAIQSNHVRQTAAVAAMYGLKCVALLENPIQSEDSNFLHNGNKLLTDLFGTQCVMCDELTDPQAQMAELIKSLDLHDAYIVPVGGSNGLGALGYVQCAIEIAQQKPANIEFDKVIVASGSAGTHAGLAIGLQELLPASQLIGVTVSRKQQDQAPKVEKLQNELAELLQIKEIPEITLWDDFFAPMYGMPNRGGLDAIALLAQKEGILLDPVYTGKAMAGLIDYLDNSTEKTPVLFVHTGGAQALFAYSEINKTIK
- a CDS encoding DMT family transporter translates to MELKITKRQVQQKSVNIVVLKMICVSILWGGTFIAGRVLQPDISPLLSATMRFIFASISLVILLSCTRIGWVRVNPRQFFQILILGCSGVFVYQVFFFYGLQIIPASRAALLVAINPAMIALISYLLWREKITKIKGAGIGCCVLGATILLSAKTSDVSGFLTNQGDLAILGCVVSWGIYTVAGKNVIREIGAIHTVAYAVLLGTALLVIASSIMGQLTFGTIAHLTNTDVMSLLYLGILGSALAYIWYYQGVDQLGAAGAGSFIALNPLTAVIIGTLFLNEEITFSALLGGIVIIFGLWITNKSRV
- a CDS encoding LysR family transcriptional regulator, giving the protein MTLSQLEIFTRVAELKSFTLAAMSLNISQSAVSHAIKSLEKDFNVSLFTREQNQVTLTEIGNTLLNRAQHILSLQETMRQEALATNGLKKGVLRIGSFGPGSSTGILPPLLKAFRQQYPSIEIIVDEGDDESVAQWLLEKRIDIGVVVLPDERFDTFLVKHDQYVAILPLGHPLTHYDGVTLKQLCEYPFNLTQAGSGKIVMGLFSAQKLTPKIQFRTRQLLSTFSLVARNEAVSIVAQLAIPENINNIIVKPLIPRVTRDIAFAVNNYSDASPATKAFIKLIKNRYCDLSICSC
- a CDS encoding Na+/H+ antiporter NhaC family protein; the encoded protein is MHDYGIWTIITPIVTILLAILTRQVMLSLMLGILVGFTVINDHNILLGIRGTVDGIIDTFSSAGNTRTIVFMVMIGGIMRLVVVTGGVRALVQLLTNKTKLIKNRTATQLLAIVITALIFIESSINQLVAGASTKNLARQYGVAPEKMSYLIQTACVSVCSSAIINGWGAVIMGLIGVQISQGLISGEPFDILIKSIGYNLMAWLSLATILFYVFTNVSWGPMKKAEMKYHENFMAGKLSESSLKNEDEEIIDHQNAHSALNFFIPILSTVLMVPVALYITGDGDFSKGSGSTSVYWGVMFGTAVSFCWFIGRRLLNIDNFFKELFIGYASMLKISSIMILAFLMGNVSSELNTGAYIAEVTQGIMAPGFSIGFIFIISAIMSLATGTSWGTFAIMIPIGVQLGLSVGMPIEYMIGAAISGSIFGDMTSPISADAIVASMATDCDHIEHIRTQMPYALVTASFVLAIYLYLGFTN